A segment of the Luteolibacter arcticus genome:
CGTCGAGGTGAGCTTGAGCCCGATGATCGCCACCAGCAGCAGGCCGAGGAAAGCGGCCCGGGCTGGGGTCATGGTTTCGCCGTTGAGGAAGACCGCGGCGATGGCCGCCCCTGCGGCTCCGATGCCGACCCACACGGCATAGGCAGTGCCGATCGGCAGTTGTTTCACTGCGATCGAGAGCAGCACGAG
Coding sequences within it:
- a CDS encoding DMT family transporter, translating into MNSWILLVLAGLLEICWALGLKSTDGFTRLWPSVFVGVALVASLVLLSIAVKQLPIGTAYAVWVGIGAAGAAIAAVFLNGETMTPARAAFLGLLLVAIIGLKLTSTAH